One Lysinibacillus sp. OF-1 DNA segment encodes these proteins:
- the accD gene encoding acetyl-CoA carboxylase, carboxyltransferase subunit beta, which produces MVIRSLFSKKKEDGQEKGFPEGLMTKCPECRHIQLTKELEKNHKVCTKCDHHFKMTAQERIAYFLDEGSFVSMDDHLQTSNPLNFPDYVEKISVAKQQTGLSEAVLTGLGTLDGEEIVVAIMDSHFRMGSMGSVVGEKITRAVEKAIELRVPVIIFTASGGARMQEGILSLMQMVKTSVALKRHSEEGLLFISIMTHPTYGGVSASFASVGDINIAEPQALIGFAGRRVIEETLREKLPNDFQKSEFLLAHGQLDAIFHRKDLRNQVAILVKMHTKGGVQHV; this is translated from the coding sequence ATGGTAATACGTAGCTTATTTAGTAAAAAGAAAGAGGACGGACAGGAAAAGGGATTTCCAGAAGGACTTATGACAAAATGTCCAGAATGCCGTCACATTCAGTTAACAAAGGAATTAGAAAAAAATCATAAAGTGTGTACAAAATGCGACCATCATTTCAAAATGACTGCACAGGAGCGCATAGCATATTTCTTAGATGAAGGTTCATTTGTTTCAATGGATGATCATTTACAAACAAGTAATCCACTTAATTTCCCTGATTATGTAGAAAAAATTTCAGTGGCTAAACAACAAACGGGATTAAGCGAAGCTGTACTGACTGGGTTAGGAACTCTTGATGGAGAAGAAATTGTTGTAGCCATTATGGATTCTCATTTCCGTATGGGCTCAATGGGCTCCGTTGTAGGAGAAAAAATCACACGTGCCGTTGAAAAAGCTATTGAATTACGTGTACCGGTTATTATCTTTACTGCTAGTGGTGGAGCGCGCATGCAAGAAGGTATTCTATCATTAATGCAAATGGTAAAAACGAGTGTGGCATTAAAACGTCATAGTGAAGAAGGACTATTATTTATTTCGATCATGACGCACCCTACATACGGTGGCGTTTCAGCAAGCTTTGCTTCTGTTGGAGATATTAATATTGCTGAACCACAAGCATTGATTGGCTTTGCTGGTCGCCGTGTCATTGAAGAAACATTAAGAGAAAAATTACCAAATGATTTCCAAAAATCAGAGTTTTTACTAGCACATGGTCAGCTTGATGCAATTTTCCATAGGAAGGATTTACGAAACCAAGTAGCAATACTTGTAAAAATGCATACAAAAGGCGGTGTGCAACATGTCTAA
- a CDS encoding serine hydrolase domain-containing protein: MKKTIVFVLTILILFSGFATQSYALSDSKSVAIQALLDDASRTSGVPGMSISILANDEVFYFSSGYADLEKGLSASENTLYELASVSKAFTGMGILLLEEQGLLSMTDPIQKYLPWFTLKYQGKPVDMQSLTLNNFLHHTSGLTNIRHTQNIPQGNTPDMLQKTVETLVDAELAFSPSEQYNYGTVNYDVLGLVIEIVSRQSYEDFMREQVFLPLGLHQTYVYKEDAQATGQLAQGYRSSFFITTPFNAPDYAGNKPAGYIISNTKDMARWMGIQMGIVQDIPEIFHRVIEKSHRGDMSVSAVNDMYYAAGWSVNAEQTFIEHTGGNPNFRTEVAILPNERTAICLLSNGANTNINLVLKVKDILDGNLTQSYEISGTQLLDIILSSTTIILCLLAVLLFLLGLRKRKTNEQQPITKKRTIVTIIFLIATIAQCIMFFAFDWSTILIWQTYSVLTALISSTLLTASITWYILTDKMPRSENKYNVK; this comes from the coding sequence ATGAAAAAGACTATTGTTTTTGTATTAACGATACTTATATTATTCTCGGGATTCGCAACACAAAGTTATGCGTTGTCAGATTCGAAATCTGTGGCAATACAAGCGTTGCTAGATGATGCCTCTCGTACATCAGGTGTGCCTGGAATGTCAATCTCAATACTTGCTAATGATGAAGTGTTCTACTTTTCTTCTGGGTATGCAGATCTTGAAAAGGGGTTGTCTGCAAGTGAAAATACACTCTATGAGTTGGCCTCGGTGAGTAAAGCTTTTACTGGTATGGGGATTCTGCTATTGGAAGAGCAAGGGCTGCTATCAATGACTGACCCTATCCAAAAATATTTACCTTGGTTTACGTTAAAGTATCAAGGTAAACCTGTTGATATGCAAAGCCTTACACTAAATAACTTCCTTCACCATACCAGCGGCTTAACAAATATTAGACATACTCAAAATATTCCACAAGGCAATACGCCTGATATGTTGCAAAAGACTGTGGAAACGCTGGTAGATGCTGAATTGGCGTTCTCTCCCAGTGAACAATATAACTATGGAACCGTTAATTATGACGTATTGGGTTTGGTTATTGAGATTGTATCACGACAAAGCTATGAAGACTTTATGAGGGAACAGGTATTTCTACCCTTAGGTCTTCACCAGACGTATGTTTATAAAGAAGATGCTCAAGCCACTGGACAGTTAGCACAGGGCTACCGTTCTTCCTTTTTCATAACAACTCCATTTAACGCTCCGGATTATGCTGGGAATAAACCTGCTGGCTATATCATTTCTAATACAAAAGATATGGCGCGTTGGATGGGCATACAGATGGGTATCGTGCAGGACATACCCGAAATATTTCACAGGGTTATCGAAAAATCACATAGGGGTGATATGTCTGTTTCGGCTGTCAACGATATGTATTATGCGGCAGGTTGGTCGGTAAACGCCGAACAAACGTTTATAGAACACACTGGGGGTAATCCGAATTTTAGAACCGAAGTAGCCATACTGCCAAATGAACGAACAGCCATCTGCTTACTGAGCAACGGCGCAAATACCAATATAAACCTGGTACTAAAAGTTAAAGATATATTAGACGGCAATCTAACTCAGTCATATGAGATAAGCGGCACACAGCTTTTGGACATCATTTTGTCGTCTACCACAATTATTCTTTGCCTATTGGCCGTTCTGTTATTTCTCTTAGGATTAAGAAAAAGGAAAACGAATGAGCAGCAGCCAATTACAAAAAAGAGAACAATCGTAACAATTATTTTCCTAATCGCTACGATTGCCCAGTGTATAATGTTTTTTGCCTTCGATTGGTCAACGATACTTATTTGGCAAACATATAGTGTTCTTACAGCTTTGATTTCGTCAACATTATTAACAGCAAGCATTACTTGGTATATACTCACCGATAAGATGCCTCGCTCCGAAAATAAGTATAATGTTAAGTAA